The following proteins come from a genomic window of Novosphingobium aromaticivorans DSM 12444:
- a CDS encoding DUF6481 family protein: MTGYKEPGLDARRKAAAEAREKALAKLKARPPIDPAVQAQRIAAAEAREKALAEKREAAKAERERAIAEKAERAARAAPPPPLTEAERKAIRDAKYAARKARKK; this comes from the coding sequence ATGACAGGCTACAAGGAACCCGGACTGGACGCGCGGCGCAAGGCTGCCGCCGAAGCCCGGGAAAAGGCACTGGCGAAGCTCAAGGCGCGACCGCCGATCGATCCGGCGGTGCAGGCGCAGCGCATCGCCGCCGCCGAGGCGCGCGAGAAGGCACTGGCCGAGAAGCGCGAGGCTGCAAAGGCCGAGCGCGAGCGTGCGATCGCGGAGAAGGCCGAACGCGCGGCGCGCGCCGCCCCGCCGCCCCCACTGACCGAAGCCGAGCGCAAGGCGATCCGCGATGCCAAGTATGCCGCCCGCAAGGCGCGGAAGAAGTAG
- a CDS encoding TetR/AcrR family transcriptional regulator — protein MSNASRPVARQPRGDATRHAILTAAETVFADLGYAAARLEDVAQVVGIRRPSIVYYFPGKRQLYDEVEADIFAAMHAFVVERMAEASRPIDRLLAILDAWLDFFVQRPTAARIIQRLVADPGPRSEDPVEFSGTALADFEAIIASGVADGSFREVPAMHILNSVAAGALFYVCNARQLGAGREYDPADPAILAQFRATLHRQAIAAVGHADQPQG, from the coding sequence TTGTCCAACGCCTCAAGACCCGTAGCGCGCCAGCCCCGTGGCGATGCGACGCGCCACGCCATCCTGACGGCGGCCGAGACTGTGTTCGCCGACCTGGGCTACGCCGCAGCACGGCTTGAGGACGTGGCGCAGGTGGTGGGCATCCGCAGGCCCTCGATCGTCTACTACTTCCCGGGCAAGCGGCAGCTTTACGACGAAGTGGAAGCCGACATCTTTGCGGCGATGCACGCCTTCGTGGTGGAGCGCATGGCGGAAGCTTCGCGGCCGATCGACCGGCTACTCGCCATTCTCGATGCCTGGCTGGACTTCTTCGTCCAGCGACCCACGGCCGCGCGGATCATCCAGAGGCTTGTCGCCGACCCCGGCCCGCGCAGCGAGGACCCGGTGGAATTTTCCGGCACCGCACTCGCGGATTTCGAAGCCATCATCGCCTCGGGCGTGGCCGACGGCAGCTTCCGCGAAGTGCCCGCCATGCACATCCTCAACAGCGTTGCCGCCGGCGCACTGTTTTATGTCTGCAACGCCCGCCAGCTCGGCGCGGGCCGGGAATATGACCCCGCAGACCCGGCCATCCTCGCCCAGTTCCGCGCTACCCTGCACCGCCAGGCCATCGCCGCGGTCGGCCACGCGGACCAGCCCCAGGGCTGA
- a CDS encoding TauD/TfdA dioxygenase family protein, which yields MGAKSHKCDSYRDPVVKAFRQRQDLSPFARCRRSRSAPRSGPSNRTGSTTAARPSCRTKASAAVRIGAARLLRFHAFARCAECETRAHQVCKRNQVERKLVMGFEVRALDGSFGREIVGLDISAAIAPDVAVALKQVWLDHGVLVFRGIGTSPEVQLELSRCFGELEPHPIEKFRLDGYPELILLTNDGGPVGPVYDFAGVATTQRIPWHTDLAFTTTPNAGALLRMVRKVETGGQTGWLDTAAAYDELDQATKDEIADLEAVYLFRAGLEEMRFNRPDGKRLSPRKDNYPDFPPVANPLVWTHPETGRKVLNLSTLNIEYIVGQRDEQGDALIRRLIDHALQPRFQYVHEWENNDMVLWDNRRTMHAAFGHPVDQVRVVHRTTIKGNVAMGRVMPEAAEVGAGA from the coding sequence ATGGGCGCGAAGTCGCATAAATGCGACTCGTATCGCGATCCGGTGGTTAAGGCATTTCGACAGCGGCAAGATCTCTCACCCTTCGCGCGTTGCAGGAGATCGAGGAGCGCACCAAGATCGGGACCGTCGAACCGAACCGGTTCCACCACTGCCGCACGGCCATCATGCAGAACCAAGGCGAGTGCCGCCGTCAGGATCGGCGCCGCACGGCTACTGCGCTTTCATGCATTTGCACGATGTGCCGAATGCGAAACGCGCGCACATCAGGTCTGCAAACGCAATCAAGTAGAGAGGAAGCTGGTGATGGGCTTTGAGGTCCGCGCGCTGGATGGCAGTTTCGGCAGAGAGATTGTTGGCCTGGATATTTCAGCCGCGATTGCGCCTGACGTTGCCGTCGCGCTGAAGCAGGTGTGGTTGGATCACGGCGTACTGGTGTTTCGCGGCATCGGCACATCGCCCGAAGTGCAACTGGAACTGAGCCGCTGCTTTGGCGAACTTGAGCCGCACCCGATCGAGAAATTCCGGCTGGACGGCTATCCGGAATTGATCCTGCTGACGAACGATGGCGGGCCTGTCGGCCCGGTCTATGACTTTGCCGGTGTTGCCACGACCCAGCGGATTCCCTGGCATACCGATCTGGCGTTCACGACCACACCCAATGCCGGCGCGCTTCTGCGCATGGTGCGCAAGGTTGAAACTGGCGGCCAGACCGGCTGGCTGGACACTGCGGCAGCCTATGACGAACTGGATCAAGCCACCAAGGACGAGATCGCCGACCTTGAGGCAGTGTACCTGTTTCGTGCGGGGCTCGAGGAAATGCGCTTCAACCGGCCGGATGGGAAGCGCTTGTCACCTCGCAAGGACAATTATCCCGATTTCCCGCCGGTCGCCAACCCGCTGGTTTGGACTCATCCCGAAACCGGGCGAAAGGTGCTGAACCTCAGCACACTGAACATCGAGTACATCGTCGGCCAGCGCGACGAACAAGGGGACGCGCTGATCCGCCGTTTGATCGATCACGCGTTGCAGCCTCGTTTCCAGTACGTCCACGAGTGGGAAAACAACGACATGGTGCTGTGGGATAACCGGCGCACGATGCATGCCGCGTTCGGCCATCCCGTCGATCAGGTCCGGGTCGTTCATCGCACCACGATCAAGGGCAACGTGGCGATGGGCAGGGTCATGCCGGAAGCCGCCGAAGTGGGAGCCGGGGCGTGA
- a CDS encoding glutathione S-transferase family protein, whose amino-acid sequence MWQLYQFPLCPFSRKVRLLLSEKGVAYDLVRENPWERREGFGHLSPAYRTPAIHNPERGITLADSRAICEYFEETVDKTPMINGTAANRAEIRRLVALFDESFFADVTSPLLEERMKKRLVYRSPPDSKLLREAMRLADEHLYYIDYLIDNRPWLAGSTMSLADLAAAAQISVADYLGGIDWSGHEQARGWYSVFKSRPSFRPLLGERMDVIQPPSHYADVNA is encoded by the coding sequence ATGTGGCAGCTCTATCAATTCCCCCTGTGCCCGTTCAGCCGCAAGGTGCGTCTCCTGCTCAGCGAGAAGGGCGTCGCCTATGATCTCGTGCGCGAAAACCCGTGGGAGCGGCGCGAGGGCTTTGGGCACCTCAGCCCCGCTTATCGGACGCCAGCGATCCACAATCCCGAGCGGGGCATCACCTTGGCCGACAGCCGGGCGATCTGCGAATACTTCGAGGAGACGGTCGACAAGACGCCGATGATCAACGGCACGGCAGCCAACCGCGCCGAAATCCGCCGTCTCGTCGCCCTGTTCGACGAAAGCTTCTTCGCCGACGTCACCAGCCCGCTTCTGGAAGAGCGCATGAAGAAGCGTCTCGTCTATCGTTCGCCGCCTGACAGCAAGCTCCTGCGCGAGGCGATGCGGCTGGCCGACGAGCATCTCTACTACATCGACTACCTGATCGATAACCGCCCCTGGCTCGCGGGCTCGACCATGAGCCTGGCAGACCTCGCCGCCGCCGCCCAGATCTCGGTCGCGGACTACCTGGGCGGCATCGACTGGTCGGGCCATGAACAGGCGCGCGGATGGTATTCCGTCTTCAAGAGCCGCCCCAGCTTCCGCCCTCTTCTGGGCGAGCGCATGGACGTGATCCAGCCGCCCTCCCACTATGCCGACGTGAACGCCTGA
- a CDS encoding SDR family NAD(P)-dependent oxidoreductase: MDIYAPALSSPSSPVVVTGGASGIGLAAAEALAAVGRPVALWDINGAAAKSAAQDIAARRGVAAIGVAVDLRDIGAIDAALSQTRDAVGRPGGLVHSAGTVDTDSIDGLTEAGWDSGIAIHLRSFAFLVKALRADMAAQPGSAVVAVTSINATLGNALNPIYTAGKGGLLSLVRSLADRLARDGIRINSVSPGQIVTPMTRPAIEALPEGFFEKRILLERLGQPEEVARVIRFLLSSEASYVTGAELVVDGGNISSQRG, from the coding sequence ATGGATATCTACGCACCCGCGCTTTCCTCGCCCTCCAGCCCCGTGGTCGTCACGGGCGGGGCCTCCGGTATCGGCCTTGCGGCGGCCGAGGCGCTTGCCGCAGTCGGCAGGCCGGTCGCCCTATGGGACATCAACGGAGCGGCGGCGAAATCGGCCGCGCAGGACATCGCCGCCCGGCGCGGCGTTGCCGCGATCGGCGTCGCGGTGGACCTGCGCGACATCGGCGCCATCGATGCTGCCCTTTCGCAAACGCGCGATGCGGTCGGGCGTCCGGGCGGTCTCGTCCATTCGGCCGGCACGGTGGACACTGATTCCATCGACGGTCTGACCGAGGCAGGCTGGGACAGCGGTATCGCCATCCACCTGCGCTCCTTCGCGTTTCTGGTGAAGGCGCTTCGGGCCGACATGGCCGCCCAGCCGGGATCGGCCGTCGTGGCGGTGACCTCGATCAACGCGACGCTCGGCAATGCGCTCAACCCGATCTACACTGCGGGGAAGGGCGGCCTGCTCTCGCTCGTGCGCTCGCTTGCGGACCGGCTGGCGCGCGACGGGATCCGCATCAATTCGGTCTCGCCTGGCCAGATCGTCACGCCGATGACCCGGCCCGCGATCGAGGCGCTGCCTGAAGGCTTCTTCGAGAAGCGCATCCTTCTCGAACGGCTAGGCCAGCCCGAGGAAGTGGCCCGCGTGATCCGGTTTCTGCTTTCCTCGGAAGCGAGCTATGTCACCGGTGCCGAGCTAGTGGTCGATGGCGGCAACATCTCGTCGCAGAGGGGGTGA
- a CDS encoding tyrosine-protein phosphatase → MKRMLVAGLALLLSGACAPLADTGLASAPTARSVTALSQHSLHLASAPNFRDIGGYRTQDGRLVRQGIAYRSDQLDRLGDADLAAIASLRPSVVVDLRTKTERDREPDRVPAGARHLVLDVAADSTQSLGGDMRQAMAQIASGQGEALLVDANREFVTLPSARRSYATLIRLMLDSDGPVVFHCTAGKDRTGWATAVVLTLLGVPRATVMEDYLLSNARLADKNRATLAALARSGSGIDPAYLQPVLTVQPRYIEAAFDEVDHAYGSFDNYARAGLGLSDAELQRLRARFLTRAR, encoded by the coding sequence ATGAAGCGGATGCTGGTCGCGGGCCTTGCCCTGCTGCTGTCGGGGGCCTGTGCGCCGCTGGCCGACACCGGGCTCGCGAGCGCGCCCACCGCGCGCTCCGTCACCGCGCTTTCGCAGCATTCGCTTCACCTCGCGAGCGCGCCCAACTTCCGTGACATCGGCGGGTACCGTACGCAGGACGGTCGACTCGTGCGTCAGGGTATCGCCTACCGCTCCGACCAGCTCGACCGGCTTGGCGACGCCGACCTTGCAGCGATCGCCAGTTTGCGTCCCTCGGTGGTGGTCGACCTTCGCACCAAGACGGAGCGGGACCGCGAACCCGATCGGGTGCCTGCCGGCGCGCGCCACCTCGTTCTCGATGTCGCCGCCGACAGCACCCAGTCGCTCGGCGGCGACATGCGACAGGCCATGGCGCAGATCGCCAGCGGACAGGGCGAAGCGTTGCTGGTCGACGCCAATCGCGAATTCGTGACCCTACCCAGCGCGCGGCGATCCTATGCCACGCTGATCCGGCTGATGCTCGATTCCGATGGTCCGGTGGTGTTCCACTGCACTGCCGGCAAGGACCGCACCGGCTGGGCGACGGCTGTCGTCCTCACCCTGCTCGGCGTACCGCGCGCAACGGTGATGGAGGACTATCTGCTCAGCAATGCAAGGCTCGCCGACAAGAACCGGGCCACCCTTGCAGCGCTGGCGCGATCGGGCAGCGGGATAGACCCGGCCTATCTCCAGCCGGTCCTGACCGTACAGCCTCGCTACATCGAGGCGGCATTCGACGAGGTCGACCACGCCTACGGCTCGTTCGACAACTACGCCCGTGCGGGCCTTGGCCTTTCCGACGCGGAACTCCAGCGCCTGCGAGCCAGGTTCCTGACCCGCGCCCGTTAA
- a CDS encoding complex I NDUFA9 subunit family protein, producing the protein MANGRTRDLEGMLVALVGGTGFFGTHLAQELLARGARLRVCSRHPERAFRLKPLGTLGQIQFVATDVTKPRTVAAALTGVDAVVNLVGAFSGDLDSLQGEGVARVAEAAKAGGAKAFVHVSALGADAGSDVAYARTKAEGEKAALAAFPTATVVRPSILFGEDDNFLNMFGGLMAKLPVLPVFGPTAQLQPVFVDDAAEAVANALADPRAHGGRTYELAGPEVVTMGELNRRIARAADRSPMLIELPDEVSGAFAALTGWLPGAPMSRDQWKLLKAGNVASGTLPGIEALGVTPRPMGLFLDRWMTRFRKFGRFGVKAKAA; encoded by the coding sequence ATGGCAAACGGCAGGACGCGCGATCTGGAAGGTATGCTGGTGGCGCTGGTGGGCGGCACCGGTTTCTTCGGTACGCATCTGGCGCAGGAACTGCTGGCGCGTGGCGCGAGGCTGCGCGTGTGCAGCCGCCACCCGGAACGCGCGTTCCGGCTGAAGCCGCTGGGCACGCTGGGCCAGATCCAGTTCGTTGCGACCGACGTGACCAAGCCGCGCACGGTGGCAGCGGCGCTGACCGGCGTCGATGCCGTCGTCAACCTCGTCGGCGCGTTCAGCGGCGATCTCGATTCGCTTCAGGGCGAAGGCGTGGCTCGCGTGGCCGAGGCGGCGAAGGCAGGCGGGGCGAAGGCATTCGTCCATGTTTCCGCGCTGGGCGCCGATGCCGGTTCGGACGTGGCATATGCCCGCACCAAGGCCGAAGGCGAGAAGGCGGCGCTTGCCGCGTTCCCGACCGCGACGGTCGTGCGCCCATCGATCCTGTTCGGCGAGGACGACAATTTCCTCAACATGTTCGGCGGACTGATGGCCAAGCTGCCGGTGCTGCCGGTGTTCGGCCCGACCGCGCAATTGCAGCCGGTGTTCGTCGACGATGCGGCAGAGGCGGTGGCCAATGCCCTGGCCGATCCGCGCGCCCATGGCGGCAGGACATACGAACTGGCCGGTCCGGAAGTGGTGACGATGGGCGAACTCAACCGCCGCATCGCCCGCGCCGCCGACCGTTCGCCCATGTTGATCGAGCTGCCAGACGAAGTTTCGGGCGCTTTCGCCGCGCTGACCGGCTGGCTGCCCGGCGCGCCGATGAGCCGCGACCAGTGGAAGCTGCTCAAGGCCGGCAACGTCGCTTCCGGCACGCTGCCCGGGATCGAGGCGCTGGGCGTGACGCCGCGCCCGATGGGCCTGTTCCTCGACCGCTGGATGACCCGTTTCCGCAAGTTCGGACGATTCGGCGTGAAGGCCAAGGCGGCCTGA
- a CDS encoding TonB-dependent receptor translates to MSGHVFLKTASLFALMLSAAPALAAPALAAPALAADEQDQPSDGGLGEIVVTAQKRAEPLQKTPISIVALTADDIAKKGIADLTDLRSQVPALQVTPHPNSATTARVFLRGVGNNDDQITVDPSVAIYLDGIYVARGQGLAAEIAEIERIEVLRGPQGSLYGRNATGGAINYIARQPRLGEFHARQSLAYGNYDQFRSRTSVNVPVGETLAVELAYLHSSKDGFVRNLGTGVERFGDQRRDAYRAAVLWQPAPSFELRYAYDRSDIADTPAFMVSAPYYPRMAVRPTAGSPAVRDLAANDVTAQGHSLVASWNASDEVTIRSLTGYRKLANFTNQNYLTGVAGPFPVFVTTFDQNQRQWSEELQVVGSALDRQLEYTLGAYFFDEKAFSYDTTVPTGRATTLRTATVRNRAWALYGQMTWRPEALAGVYLTGGLRWSRDSRKATLDQTSVALNGTRTVRPQGRGDNSFTDVSPSVILGYDVNRDVNVYAKWSRGYKTGGYNLRASTIERFAEGYGPERLDSFEFGLKSSWLDNRLRANVAVFRANYRDIQVNIQSDPENPAVTDIFNAGEARIQGIELDLTAKPSRALTVNANYAFLDAGYRRITDQITGANIASRFNFVEAPRHTLTVGAEWTLPETPLGVPSASVDYYMQSRKFSSTTDARYIVGDYGLLNARLSLSEIPVGFGKWRLSAYARNLTDTKYYIANFSAGLPAAFFGEPRTYGIELNFEY, encoded by the coding sequence ATGTCAGGTCACGTTTTCCTCAAGACTGCGAGCCTTTTCGCGCTGATGCTGTCGGCCGCGCCCGCCCTTGCCGCGCCCGCCCTTGCCGCGCCCGCCCTTGCCGCGGACGAACAGGACCAGCCCTCCGACGGCGGTCTTGGCGAAATCGTCGTGACCGCGCAGAAGCGTGCCGAACCGTTGCAGAAGACGCCGATCTCGATCGTGGCGCTGACGGCGGACGACATCGCGAAGAAGGGCATTGCCGACCTTACCGACCTGCGCTCGCAGGTGCCCGCGCTGCAGGTAACGCCGCATCCGAACAGCGCGACGACAGCGCGTGTCTTCCTGCGCGGCGTCGGCAACAACGACGACCAGATCACCGTCGATCCCAGCGTCGCGATCTATCTCGATGGCATCTACGTGGCGCGCGGGCAGGGGCTTGCGGCCGAGATCGCGGAGATCGAGCGCATCGAGGTGCTGCGCGGCCCGCAGGGGTCGCTCTACGGTCGCAACGCCACGGGCGGTGCGATCAACTACATCGCACGGCAGCCCCGGCTTGGCGAGTTCCACGCGCGCCAGTCGCTGGCCTACGGCAACTACGACCAGTTCCGTTCGCGCACGAGCGTCAACGTTCCGGTCGGCGAAACCCTTGCCGTGGAACTGGCCTATCTGCACAGCAGCAAGGACGGCTTCGTCCGCAACCTTGGTACCGGTGTGGAGCGTTTCGGGGATCAGCGCCGCGATGCCTATCGCGCGGCCGTGCTGTGGCAGCCGGCGCCGTCCTTCGAGCTGCGCTATGCCTATGACCGGTCGGACATTGCCGATACCCCCGCGTTCATGGTCTCGGCGCCGTACTACCCGCGCATGGCGGTTCGACCGACCGCAGGCTCTCCCGCCGTCCGCGACCTTGCGGCGAATGACGTGACCGCGCAGGGCCATAGCCTCGTCGCGAGCTGGAACGCATCGGACGAGGTCACCATCCGCTCGCTGACGGGCTATCGCAAGCTCGCCAACTTCACCAACCAGAACTACCTGACCGGCGTTGCCGGGCCATTCCCTGTCTTCGTCACCACTTTCGACCAGAACCAGCGTCAGTGGAGCGAGGAACTTCAGGTCGTCGGCTCTGCGCTCGACCGCCAGCTGGAATACACGTTGGGCGCCTATTTCTTCGACGAGAAGGCCTTCAGCTATGACACCACCGTGCCGACGGGGCGGGCGACGACACTGCGCACGGCAACCGTGCGCAACCGTGCCTGGGCACTCTATGGGCAGATGACCTGGCGGCCCGAAGCGCTTGCAGGGGTCTATCTGACCGGCGGGCTGCGCTGGTCGCGCGACAGCCGCAAGGCAACGCTGGACCAGACGTCGGTCGCACTGAACGGCACCAGGACGGTCCGCCCCCAGGGGCGCGGCGACAACAGCTTCACCGACGTAAGCCCCAGCGTGATCCTGGGATACGACGTCAACCGCGACGTCAACGTTTATGCAAAATGGTCGCGCGGCTACAAGACCGGCGGCTACAACCTGCGGGCCAGCACGATAGAGCGTTTTGCCGAAGGCTATGGCCCGGAGCGGCTCGATTCATTCGAATTCGGCCTCAAGTCCAGCTGGCTCGATAATCGTCTTCGCGCCAACGTCGCGGTGTTCCGGGCGAACTACCGGGATATCCAGGTCAACATCCAGTCCGATCCGGAGAACCCCGCCGTCACCGACATCTTCAACGCAGGCGAGGCGCGCATCCAGGGTATCGAACTGGACCTCACGGCCAAGCCATCGCGGGCGCTTACGGTCAATGCCAACTACGCCTTCCTCGATGCCGGCTACCGCCGGATCACCGATCAGATCACCGGCGCGAACATCGCCTCGCGCTTCAACTTCGTCGAGGCGCCGCGTCACACCCTGACCGTAGGCGCGGAATGGACCCTGCCGGAAACGCCGCTGGGCGTCCCATCGGCAAGCGTCGACTACTACATGCAGAGCCGCAAATTCTCCTCGACCACCGATGCGCGCTACATCGTTGGCGACTACGGCCTGCTCAATGCGCGGCTCAGCCTTTCGGAGATCCCGGTGGGCTTCGGCAAGTGGCGGCTTTCCGCCTATGCCCGCAACCTGACGGATACAAAGTACTACATCGCCAACTTTTCTGCCGGGCTGCCCGCCGCCTTCTTTGGTGAACCGCGCACGTATGGCATCGAATTGAACTTCGAATATTGA